The following are encoded together in the Flavobacterium haoranii genome:
- the uvrA gene encoding excinuclease ABC subunit UvrA, with protein sequence MNTTDFLKLEPKKNILIKGAQLHNLKNIDVAIPRNKLVVITGLSGSGKSSLAFDTLYAEGQRRYVESLSSYARQFLGRLDKPKVEYIKGIAPAIAIEQKVNTTNARSTVGTSTEIYDYLKLLYARIGKTFSPVSGQEVKKNTVTDVIETVKSFDLDSKWLLLAPIHVEIGRTLVDKLNILLQQGFARVLVDGETIRLDEFVQQEDKIDNAKTIELIVDRIVVKEEEEFFNRLADAIQTAFYEGKGECVLKALNTEKRFEFNNRFDLDGISFLEPNIHLFSFNNPYGACPKCEGYGNIIGIDEELVIPNTALSVYENAIFPWRGESMSWYRDQLVNSAYKFDFPIHKPYFELSDEQKALIWNGNQYFTGLNDFFTELEEKNYKIQNRVLLSRYRGKTKCTTCNGKRLRPEANYVKVGGKTISDLVDLPIVKLIPFFHSLELSEYDAKVAKRLLIEINNRLAFLSDVGLSYLTLNRNSATLSGGESQRINLATSLGSSLVGSMYILDEPSIGLHPKDTERLITVLKNLRDLGNTVIVVEHDEDIMKAADMIIDIGPEAGTHGGELVAQGTYDEILKANSLTAKYLNGEEQIEVPKKRRKFKHHIDIIGARENNLKNQDFMFPLDCLTVITGVSGSGKSTLVKKILFPAIQKQLDGVGEKAGQFSELKGSFANIKHIEYVDQNPIGRSSRSNPVTYIKAYDDIRDLFSKQAVSKLRGYQPKHFSFNVDGGRCETCKGDGEVTIEMQFMADVHLECETCNGKRFKKEVLEVTFEGKNIDDILKMTIDDAVEFFSKHNQTKITQKLQPLQDVGLGYVQLGQSSSTLSGGEAQRIKLASFLAKGTIKDKALFVFDEPTTGLHFHDIKKLMASFDALLEKGHSIIVIEHNLDLIKCADYILDIGPEGGENGGKLVAFGTPEEIAKNKDSVTGIYLKEKLKL encoded by the coding sequence ATGAACACAACCGACTTTTTAAAACTTGAACCAAAAAAAAACATACTTATTAAAGGAGCTCAACTTCATAATCTTAAGAATATTGATGTTGCTATTCCAAGAAATAAATTAGTTGTAATCACAGGATTATCGGGTTCTGGTAAATCGAGTTTAGCTTTTGATACTTTATATGCCGAAGGACAACGTCGCTATGTAGAAAGTTTATCTTCTTATGCGCGTCAGTTTTTAGGTCGCTTAGATAAACCAAAAGTAGAATATATTAAAGGTATAGCTCCCGCAATTGCTATTGAGCAAAAAGTTAATACTACAAATGCCCGTTCTACTGTAGGAACTTCAACAGAAATCTACGATTATCTTAAACTTTTATACGCCCGCATTGGTAAAACCTTCTCTCCTGTTTCCGGACAAGAAGTAAAAAAGAACACCGTTACCGATGTAATTGAAACTGTAAAATCTTTCGATTTAGATTCTAAATGGTTATTGCTGGCACCAATACACGTTGAAATCGGACGAACATTAGTAGACAAACTAAATATTTTATTACAGCAAGGTTTTGCTCGTGTTTTGGTTGATGGCGAAACCATTCGATTAGATGAGTTTGTTCAACAAGAAGACAAAATTGATAATGCTAAAACTATTGAATTAATTGTTGATCGTATTGTTGTTAAAGAAGAAGAAGAATTTTTTAATCGCTTAGCCGATGCTATTCAAACCGCATTTTATGAAGGTAAAGGTGAATGTGTTTTAAAAGCATTAAACACTGAAAAAAGATTTGAATTTAACAACCGATTTGATTTAGATGGAATTTCATTTTTAGAACCAAATATTCATTTATTTAGTTTCAATAATCCTTATGGTGCGTGTCCAAAATGTGAAGGTTACGGAAATATTATTGGAATTGATGAAGAATTAGTTATTCCAAATACTGCACTTTCGGTGTATGAAAATGCTATTTTTCCTTGGCGTGGCGAAAGTATGAGCTGGTATCGTGACCAATTGGTGAACAGTGCTTACAAATTCGATTTCCCCATTCACAAACCTTATTTTGAACTTTCTGACGAACAAAAAGCGTTGATTTGGAACGGAAACCAATATTTTACAGGTTTAAATGATTTCTTTACCGAACTAGAAGAGAAAAATTATAAAATTCAAAACCGTGTCCTTTTATCGCGCTATCGCGGAAAAACAAAATGTACGACATGTAATGGAAAACGTCTTAGACCAGAAGCTAATTATGTAAAAGTAGGCGGAAAAACCATTTCTGATTTGGTCGATTTACCAATTGTTAAGCTGATTCCATTTTTCCATTCGTTGGAATTATCAGAATACGATGCCAAAGTTGCCAAACGTCTTTTAATTGAAATTAACAATCGATTGGCTTTCCTTTCAGATGTTGGTTTGAGCTATTTAACCTTAAACCGAAATTCCGCAACACTTTCTGGTGGTGAATCGCAGCGCATTAACTTGGCAACCTCTTTAGGAAGTAGTTTGGTAGGTTCTATGTATATTCTAGACGAACCAAGTATTGGTTTACATCCAAAAGATACAGAACGATTGATTACCGTTTTGAAAAATCTCCGAGATTTGGGCAACACTGTAATTGTAGTAGAGCACGACGAAGATATTATGAAAGCTGCCGATATGATTATTGATATTGGTCCGGAAGCAGGAACACACGGCGGAGAATTAGTCGCACAAGGAACCTATGACGAAATTTTAAAAGCCAATTCACTTACTGCTAAATATTTGAATGGTGAAGAACAAATTGAAGTTCCCAAAAAACGCCGCAAATTTAAACATCATATTGATATTATTGGCGCACGCGAAAACAATTTAAAGAATCAAGATTTCATGTTTCCATTAGATTGTTTAACTGTAATCACAGGAGTTTCGGGAAGTGGAAAAAGTACATTGGTAAAGAAAATATTATTTCCGGCTATTCAAAAACAATTAGATGGTGTTGGTGAAAAAGCGGGACAATTTTCGGAATTAAAAGGAAGTTTTGCCAACATCAAACACATTGAATATGTAGACCAAAATCCTATCGGAAGAAGTTCGCGTTCCAATCCGGTGACCTATATTAAAGCGTATGACGATATTCGCGATTTGTTTTCGAAACAAGCAGTTTCCAAATTACGTGGTTACCAACCGAAACATTTTTCTTTTAATGTGGATGGAGGTCGTTGCGAAACCTGTAAAGGTGATGGCGAAGTGACTATTGAAATGCAATTTATGGCCGATGTTCATTTAGAATGTGAAACATGTAACGGAAAACGCTTCAAAAAAGAGGTTTTGGAAGTTACTTTCGAAGGAAAAAATATTGACGATATTTTAAAAATGACGATTGACGATGCAGTTGAATTCTTTTCGAAACACAATCAAACTAAAATCACTCAAAAATTACAGCCACTTCAAGATGTAGGTTTAGGTTATGTACAATTAGGACAATCCTCTTCTACCCTGTCTGGTGGTGAAGCGCAACGTATTAAACTGGCTTCGTTTTTAGCAAAAGGAACGATAAAAGACAAAGCCTTGTTTGTTTTTGACGAACCCACAACGGGATTGCATTTTCACGATATCAAAAAATTAATGGCTTCTTTTGATGCTTTATTGGAAAAAGGACATTCGATTATCGTAATTGAGCACAATTTAGATTTAATCAAATGTGCCGATTATATTTTGGATATTGGTCCGGAAGGTGGCGAAAATGGCGGAAAACTTGTGGCTTTTGGCACACCGGAAGAAATTGCGAAAAACAAAGATTCGGTTACCGGAATTTATTTGAAAGAGAAATTGAAATTATAA
- the glmM gene encoding phosphoglucosamine mutase: MTLIKSISGIRGTIGGNVGDNLTPVDAVKFASAYGTFLKNANPNKRLKVCIGRDARISGPMIHNLVVNTLVGLGIDIIDLGLSTTPTVEVAVPLEQADGGIILTASHNPKQWNALKLLNAKGEFLSGADGAQILEIAESEAFDFVDIDSLGEITENDAYMDIHIDEVLNLPLVDVEAVAQKKFKVVVDGVNSSGGIIIPKVLEQMSVEVVKLYCEPNGHFPHNPEPLKEHLTDICELVVAEKADFGIVVDPDVDRLAFISNDGEMFGEEYTLVAIADYVLSKTPGNTVSNMSSSRALRDITEKHNGSYQASAVGEVNVVELMKKTNAIIGGEGNGGIIYPEIHYGRDAVVGVALFLTYLANQEKTVAELRASYPQYYMSKNKIELTPQIDVDNVLKTMTEKYSSESHSELVELSTIDGVKIDFASEWVHLRKSNTEPIIRIYTEAPTQTAADTLAERFVSELKVIAGI; encoded by the coding sequence ATGACATTAATAAAATCAATTTCAGGAATTCGCGGAACAATTGGCGGAAATGTTGGAGATAACTTAACACCAGTTGATGCAGTTAAATTTGCTTCGGCTTACGGAACTTTCTTAAAAAATGCGAATCCAAATAAAAGATTAAAAGTTTGTATTGGTCGCGATGCTCGTATTTCGGGACCCATGATTCACAATTTGGTAGTGAATACTTTAGTGGGTTTAGGAATTGATATTATCGATTTAGGTTTATCAACAACACCAACAGTTGAAGTAGCTGTTCCATTAGAACAAGCCGATGGTGGAATTATTTTAACGGCTTCTCACAATCCAAAACAATGGAATGCTTTAAAGTTGTTAAACGCTAAAGGTGAATTTTTAAGCGGAGCTGATGGCGCTCAAATTCTAGAAATTGCCGAAAGTGAAGCTTTCGATTTCGTTGATATTGATTCTTTAGGAGAAATTACTGAAAACGATGCCTACATGGATATTCACATTGATGAGGTGTTGAATTTACCATTAGTAGATGTTGAAGCAGTAGCTCAAAAGAAATTTAAAGTTGTTGTTGATGGTGTAAATTCTTCAGGAGGAATTATTATCCCAAAAGTTTTAGAACAAATGAGTGTAGAAGTAGTAAAATTATATTGTGAACCAAACGGACATTTTCCTCATAATCCAGAACCTTTAAAGGAACATTTAACTGATATTTGTGAGCTAGTTGTTGCTGAAAAAGCCGATTTTGGAATTGTAGTTGACCCAGATGTTGATCGTTTGGCTTTTATTTCAAATGATGGAGAAATGTTTGGTGAAGAATATACTTTGGTTGCGATTGCTGATTATGTATTGAGTAAAACTCCAGGAAATACGGTTTCTAATATGTCTTCTTCTCGTGCTTTACGCGATATTACAGAGAAACACAACGGAAGTTACCAAGCAAGTGCTGTGGGCGAAGTAAATGTGGTAGAATTAATGAAGAAAACCAATGCCATTATTGGTGGAGAAGGAAATGGCGGAATCATTTATCCAGAAATTCACTACGGACGCGATGCTGTTGTTGGTGTGGCTTTATTTTTAACGTATTTAGCAAACCAAGAAAAAACTGTTGCCGAATTACGTGCAAGTTACCCGCAATATTACATGAGTAAAAACAAAATTGAGTTAACACCTCAAATTGATGTCGACAATGTTTTAAAAACGATGACAGAGAAATACTCAAGCGAAAGTCATAGTGAGCTTGTCGAACTATCTACAATTGATGGTGTAAAAATTGATTTTGCTTCTGAATGGGTGCATTTACGTAAATCGAATACGGAACCAATTATTCGTATTTATACAGAAGCACCAACACAAACAGCTGCTGATACTTTAGCTGAACGTTTTGTAAGTGAATTGAAAGTTATTGCTGGGATTTAA
- a CDS encoding TlpA family protein disulfide reductase — protein MKKILIILVTVFTLVSCEAQSKKEFTKEALESVMTSKQNETITFSEIINQYKGKTVFIDVWASWCPDCVKGMPKVKAVQEKYPDIVYLFISMDKNYDAWIKGIAKYDVVGEHYLTSDGMKGVFGKSIDLDWIPRYMIVYKEGNIALYKAIEADDIKIEETLKKLEK, from the coding sequence ATGAAAAAGATACTCATAATACTTGTAACAGTTTTCACATTAGTTTCATGTGAAGCTCAAAGTAAAAAAGAATTTACAAAAGAAGCATTAGAAAGTGTAATGACTTCAAAACAAAATGAAACAATTACTTTCAGTGAAATTATCAATCAATACAAAGGAAAAACTGTTTTTATCGATGTTTGGGCTTCTTGGTGCCCCGATTGTGTAAAAGGTATGCCAAAAGTAAAAGCAGTACAAGAAAAATATCCTGATATTGTTTATCTATTTATTTCTATGGATAAAAACTATGATGCTTGGATAAAAGGTATTGCTAAATACGATGTTGTGGGCGAACATTATCTGACTTCAGATGGAATGAAAGGTGTTTTCGGAAAATCAATAGATTTAGATTGGATTCCTCGTTACATGATTGTATATAAAGAAGGTAACATTGCATTATACAAAGCAATTGAAGCAGACGATATCAAAATTGAAGAAACACTTAAAAAGTTAGAAAAATAA
- a CDS encoding protein adenylyltransferase SelO yields MNLNIQNRFISELPSDPNTINEVRQVPGACFSFVIPKVPSNPKVIHVSKDVASLVGLSSEDLSSTEFLEVFSGKKIYENTQPFAMNYAGHQFGNWAGQLGDGRAINLFEVEHNNQFYTLQLKGAGKTPYSRRGDGLAVLRSSIREHLCSEAMYHLGVPSTRSLALLETGDQVLRDVLYDGHPDYEKGAIVCRVAPSFIRFGSFELFSAQNDIENLKKLTDFTIKHYFPHLESQIEPVEIDKNDFDKLSLTNKQKYLDFFQEVTTTTKNLILHWQRVGFVHGVMNTDNMSIHGITIDYGPYGWMDDFNPNWTPNTTDAEGKRYRFGNQPNIALWNLLQLANALYPLIEEVKPLEAILEDYSNSFQSDFTKMMCTKIGIQNPKTSDESIVNQLLVTLRETETDMTIFYRLLAIVSKNDTAEKALDKINFAFYIPETVKDSVKESWLYWFTIYLERLQEETFSNEERASKMNLVNPKYVLRNYMAQLAIEAADEGDYSILEELFEMLKKPYDEQPQYQKWFAKRPDWARTKIGCSMLSCSS; encoded by the coding sequence ATGAACCTAAACATTCAAAATAGATTTATCTCAGAACTTCCTTCTGATCCTAATACAATAAACGAAGTAAGACAGGTACCTGGTGCCTGTTTTTCTTTTGTTATACCTAAAGTTCCAAGTAATCCAAAAGTAATTCACGTTTCAAAAGATGTTGCTTCTCTAGTTGGTTTATCATCTGAAGATTTATCTTCAACTGAATTTTTAGAAGTTTTTTCTGGAAAAAAAATATACGAAAACACCCAACCTTTTGCTATGAATTATGCCGGACATCAGTTTGGTAATTGGGCAGGACAATTAGGTGACGGACGAGCAATAAATCTTTTTGAAGTTGAACATAATAACCAGTTTTATACCTTACAACTAAAAGGAGCTGGAAAAACACCCTATTCGCGTCGTGGTGATGGTTTAGCGGTTTTACGTTCCTCTATTCGCGAACATTTATGCAGCGAAGCGATGTATCATTTAGGTGTTCCCAGTACTCGCTCACTAGCTTTATTAGAAACTGGCGATCAAGTTTTGCGCGATGTACTTTATGATGGGCATCCCGATTATGAAAAAGGAGCCATTGTTTGTAGAGTGGCACCAAGTTTTATTCGCTTTGGAAGTTTCGAATTGTTTTCGGCTCAAAATGATATTGAAAACTTAAAAAAATTAACCGATTTTACTATTAAACATTATTTTCCACATTTAGAGAGTCAAATTGAGCCTGTTGAAATTGACAAAAATGACTTCGACAAGCTCAGTCTGACAAACAAACAAAAATATCTCGATTTCTTTCAAGAAGTTACTACAACAACCAAAAATCTCATTTTACATTGGCAACGTGTAGGTTTTGTTCATGGTGTAATGAATACCGATAATATGTCGATTCACGGAATTACCATCGATTATGGTCCGTATGGTTGGATGGACGATTTTAATCCAAATTGGACCCCAAACACAACAGATGCCGAAGGAAAACGCTATCGCTTTGGAAACCAACCAAATATTGCACTTTGGAATTTACTCCAATTAGCAAATGCATTGTATCCATTAATTGAAGAAGTAAAACCTTTGGAAGCCATTTTAGAAGATTATTCTAATTCTTTCCAATCGGATTTTACCAAAATGATGTGTACCAAAATTGGTATTCAAAACCCAAAAACTTCAGATGAATCGATTGTTAATCAATTATTAGTTACCCTTCGTGAAACCGAAACTGATATGACGATTTTCTATCGTTTATTGGCAATTGTTTCAAAAAATGACACAGCCGAAAAAGCATTAGATAAAATCAACTTTGCATTTTATATTCCAGAAACCGTAAAAGATTCAGTTAAAGAAAGTTGGTTGTATTGGTTTACTATATACTTAGAAAGATTACAAGAAGAAACCTTTTCAAATGAAGAACGAGCTTCTAAAATGAATTTGGTTAACCCAAAATATGTTTTGCGCAACTACATGGCGCAATTAGCAATTGAAGCTGCAGATGAAGGCGATTATTCCATTTTGGAAGAATTGTTTGAAATGCTCAAAAAACCATATGATGAACAACCACAATACCAAAAATGGTTTGCTAAAAGACCTGATTGGGCGCGAACAAAAATAGGTTGTTCGATGTTGAGCTGCAGTTCGTAA
- the folP gene encoding dihydropteroate synthase: protein MTINCKGNLIDLSFPKVMGILNCTPDSFFDGGKYKSESDILHQVEKMLEEGATFIDIGAYSSKPGADFVSEEEELKRILPILDLILKHFPEVLLSIDTFRSKVAQKGVEHGAAIVNDISAGLLDEKMLETVAKLQVPYIMMHMKGNPQTMQTLTQYDDVVKEMMFYFSERINKARSFGLNDIIIDPGFGFAKTLEQNYEVLHKMEYFNILELPILVGVSRKSMIYKTLENSPQEALNGTSVLNTIALQKGANILRVHDVKEAVECVKLIEKLNN from the coding sequence ATGACAATTAATTGTAAAGGTAATTTAATCGATTTATCTTTTCCCAAAGTGATGGGAATTTTAAATTGTACGCCCGACTCATTTTTTGATGGCGGAAAGTATAAAAGTGAATCTGATATCTTACATCAAGTTGAGAAGATGTTAGAAGAAGGTGCAACTTTTATTGATATTGGTGCCTATTCAAGTAAGCCTGGAGCCGATTTTGTTTCCGAAGAAGAAGAATTAAAACGAATTTTACCCATTCTAGATTTAATATTAAAACATTTTCCAGAAGTTTTACTTTCGATTGACACTTTTAGAAGTAAAGTAGCTCAAAAAGGAGTAGAACATGGAGCTGCAATAGTAAATGATATTTCTGCGGGATTATTAGATGAAAAGATGTTGGAAACTGTTGCAAAACTGCAAGTTCCTTACATCATGATGCATATGAAAGGGAATCCACAAACGATGCAAACGTTAACGCAGTATGATGATGTTGTGAAAGAGATGATGTTTTATTTTTCGGAACGCATTAACAAAGCTAGAAGTTTTGGTTTAAACGATATTATCATTGATCCTGGATTTGGTTTTGCAAAAACATTGGAACAAAATTATGAAGTACTTCATAAAATGGAATATTTCAATATTTTAGAATTACCAATTTTAGTTGGTGTTTCGAGAAAATCAATGATTTATAAAACGCTCGAAAATTCGCCACAAGAAGCTTTAAACGGAACTTCGGTTCTAAATACAATTGCATTGCAAAAAGGAGCCAATATTCTTCGTGTTCACGATGTAAAAGAGGCTGTAGAATGTGTAAAGTTGATTGAAAAATTAAATAATTAA
- a CDS encoding BT_3928 family protein, with the protein MRNIITQISRFLVGILFIISGLIKLNDPVGFSYKLEEYFNANVLNMEFLIQYALVIACFVVIFEVVLGVMLLLGFKPKFTMWSLLAMIVFFTFLTFYSAYFNKVTDCGCFGDALKLTPWESFTKDVILLFFILILFFNQKFIKPILSKVPLNYAVFTTYSLCLFMAYYVLQHLPIIDFRAYKVGTNIQKGMEIPEGAQKSEYEMVFIYKINGVDTEISYDDVMANKVPENAEFVDRKDKLIKQGYVPPIHDFSIEKDGSDFTEEILNEPKVALLISYDLTKSKEKGMEKLEDFYKKASEKGYMVLGMTSSGSEVIEEYKKKFGLTFDYYFCDATTLKTIERANPSIVILEQGTITDKKHFNDIDKVVLK; encoded by the coding sequence ATGCGAAACATTATTACTCAAATTTCAAGATTTCTTGTTGGTATATTATTCATTATTTCTGGTTTAATTAAACTAAATGATCCCGTTGGTTTTTCATATAAACTAGAAGAATATTTTAATGCAAATGTTCTAAACATGGAATTTTTGATTCAGTATGCTTTAGTAATTGCATGTTTTGTAGTGATTTTTGAAGTTGTTTTGGGAGTTATGTTATTATTAGGTTTTAAACCTAAATTCACAATGTGGAGTTTACTTGCTATGATTGTTTTCTTCACGTTTTTAACTTTCTATTCGGCTTATTTTAATAAAGTAACTGATTGTGGTTGTTTTGGAGATGCGTTAAAATTAACTCCTTGGGAATCATTTACAAAAGATGTTATTCTATTGTTCTTCATTTTAATTTTATTCTTCAATCAAAAATTCATAAAACCTATTTTAAGTAAGGTTCCTTTAAATTATGCTGTATTTACGACCTATTCTTTATGTTTATTTATGGCTTATTATGTGTTACAACATTTACCAATTATAGATTTTAGAGCATACAAAGTTGGAACCAATATTCAAAAAGGAATGGAAATTCCTGAAGGAGCACAAAAGAGTGAATATGAAATGGTTTTCATTTACAAAATAAATGGCGTAGATACCGAAATTAGTTATGACGATGTTATGGCGAATAAAGTTCCTGAAAATGCAGAATTTGTAGACAGAAAAGATAAATTAATAAAACAAGGTTACGTTCCTCCTATTCACGATTTTTCAATTGAAAAAGATGGATCCGATTTTACTGAAGAAATTTTAAACGAACCAAAAGTAGCTTTATTAATTTCTTATGATTTAACGAAATCAAAAGAAAAAGGAATGGAAAAACTTGAAGATTTTTATAAAAAAGCTTCTGAAAAAGGTTATATGGTTTTAGGTATGACGTCTTCTGGTTCGGAAGTAATTGAAGAATATAAAAAGAAATTTGGGCTAACTTTCGACTATTATTTTTGCGATGCTACAACACTTAAAACTATTGAAAGAGCTAATCCAAGTATTGTAATTTTAGAGCAAGGAACCATTACGGATAAAAAACATTTCAACGATATCGATAAAGTAGTGTTAAAATAA
- the rlmH gene encoding 23S rRNA (pseudouridine(1915)-N(3))-methyltransferase RlmH — protein sequence MNIKLLAIGKTDNKNLQSLIDEYTKRLGFYVKFDLEVIPDIKNVKNLSEAQQKEKEGELILSKLTPTDHLILLDENGKEFSSVGFSDFLQKKMNAGTKTLIFVIGGPYGFSETVYKTAQGKVSLSQMTFSHQMVRLFIIEQIYRGFTILRNEPYHHQ from the coding sequence ATGAACATTAAACTTTTAGCCATAGGAAAAACCGACAACAAAAACTTGCAATCGTTGATTGATGAGTACACCAAGCGTTTAGGGTTTTATGTAAAGTTTGATTTAGAAGTTATTCCCGATATAAAGAATGTAAAGAATTTAAGTGAAGCTCAACAGAAAGAAAAAGAAGGCGAATTGATTTTGTCGAAACTCACGCCAACCGATCATTTAATTCTATTAGATGAAAACGGAAAAGAGTTTTCGAGTGTTGGTTTTTCAGATTTTTTACAAAAGAAAATGAATGCCGGAACCAAAACTTTAATTTTTGTCATTGGTGGACCTTACGGATTTAGCGAAACGGTTTATAAAACGGCACAAGGCAAAGTTTCGTTATCGCAAATGACGTTTTCACATCAAATGGTTCGCCTATTTATTATAGAACAGATTTATCGCGGATTTACAATTTTGAGAAACGAACCCTATCATCATCAATAA
- a CDS encoding DUF1599 domain-containing protein, whose product MKNTSQQYDSIIAICRDLFTKKTKDYGTAWRILRLPSLTDQIFIKAQRIRSLQENEVRKVDEDETSEFIGIINYCIMALIQIEKGIAQQPDLNYDEAVKLYDEKISLTKKLMEDKNHDYGEAWRDMRVSSLTDLILQKLLRVKQIEDNKGKTLVSEGIDANYQDMINYSVFALIHLGKA is encoded by the coding sequence ATGAAGAATACTTCACAACAATATGATAGCATAATTGCGATTTGTCGCGATTTGTTCACTAAAAAAACAAAAGATTACGGAACCGCTTGGAGAATCTTACGTTTGCCTTCTTTAACCGATCAAATTTTTATTAAAGCACAACGCATTCGTAGTTTACAAGAAAATGAAGTTCGTAAAGTTGATGAAGATGAAACTTCAGAGTTTATTGGTATTATCAATTACTGCATTATGGCGTTAATTCAAATTGAAAAAGGTATTGCACAACAACCCGATTTGAATTATGATGAAGCTGTAAAATTATATGATGAAAAAATTAGCCTAACCAAAAAATTAATGGAAGATAAAAACCATGATTATGGTGAAGCGTGGCGCGATATGCGTGTAAGTAGTTTAACCGATTTAATTCTGCAAAAGTTATTGCGTGTAAAACAAATTGAAGATAATAAAGGAAAAACTTTAGTTTCGGAAGGTATCGATGCAAATTATCAAGATATGATTAACTACTCTGTTTTTGCTTTAATTCATTTAGGTAAAGCTTAA
- a CDS encoding VOC family protein: MASVHAYLTFNGNTEEAFNFYKSVFGGEFDYIGKFKDMPPSEDYPTVSEEEGERIMHVSLRIGKDSVLMASDSTSMSGDVTFGNNFSISINAESREEADKLFNGLSTGGSVIMPMDNTFWGAYFGMFTDKFGINWMVNFDEQPQ; this comes from the coding sequence ATGGCATCAGTTCACGCTTATTTAACTTTTAATGGCAATACAGAAGAAGCATTCAATTTCTATAAATCGGTTTTTGGAGGAGAATTTGATTATATTGGAAAATTTAAAGACATGCCGCCAAGTGAAGATTATCCTACAGTTAGTGAAGAAGAAGGAGAACGAATAATGCATGTAAGTTTAAGAATTGGAAAAGATTCTGTATTAATGGCAAGTGATAGTACTTCTATGAGCGGAGATGTAACTTTTGGAAATAATTTTTCTATATCAATTAATGCTGAAAGTCGAGAAGAAGCTGATAAATTGTTTAATGGATTATCAACTGGTGGCTCAGTTATTATGCCTATGGATAATACTTTTTGGGGTGCTTATTTTGGAATGTTTACTGATAAATTTGGTATTAATTGGATGGTAAATTTTGACGAACAACCTCAATAG
- the tpiA gene encoding triose-phosphate isomerase: MRKNIVAGNWKMHKNNSETVALLQDIIAKNGTPNCEVVVAPTFVNLKTAVDTVNGKNITVAAQNMHQAEGGAYTGEIAASMLTDIGVNTVILGHSERRAYFHETDALLANKVDTALKHEMRVIFCFGEELKDRQKENHFNVVEYQLRDGLFHLEKKDWKCIVLAYEPVWAIGTGETASPEQAQEMHQFIRELIAKVYGSDVADNVSILYGGSVKPDNAKEIFSKPDVDGGLIGGAALKADDFLAIVNAM, from the coding sequence ATGAGAAAAAATATTGTTGCTGGTAACTGGAAAATGCATAAAAACAATTCTGAAACTGTTGCCTTATTACAAGATATAATAGCAAAAAACGGAACTCCTAATTGCGAAGTTGTGGTAGCTCCTACATTTGTAAATTTAAAAACTGCTGTCGATACTGTAAATGGTAAAAATATTACTGTTGCTGCTCAAAATATGCACCAAGCAGAAGGTGGAGCTTATACTGGTGAAATTGCTGCAAGCATGCTTACTGATATTGGTGTAAATACAGTTATTTTAGGTCATAGTGAGCGTCGTGCTTATTTTCATGAAACAGATGCATTATTAGCAAACAAAGTAGATACTGCTTTAAAACATGAAATGCGTGTTATTTTCTGTTTTGGAGAAGAATTAAAAGACCGTCAAAAAGAAAATCATTTCAACGTTGTAGAATACCAATTACGTGATGGTTTATTCCATTTGGAAAAGAAAGATTGGAAATGTATTGTTTTAGCTTACGAACCTGTTTGGGCTATTGGAACTGGAGAAACTGCTTCTCCTGAACAAGCACAAGAAATGCACCAATTCATCCGCGAACTAATTGCTAAAGTTTATGGAAGTGACGTAGCTGATAATGTTTCTATTTTATACGGTGGAAGTGTAAAACCTGATAATGCTAAAGAAATTTTCTCTAAACCAGATGTTGATGGCGGTCTAATTGGTGGTGCTGCGCTAAAGGCTGATGATTTCTTAGCGATTGTTAATGCAATGTAA